From a region of the Spelaeicoccus albus genome:
- a CDS encoding non-heme iron oxygenase ferredoxin subunit translates to MSFQPVCRADEVEPDSAKLVILDGRKIAVVRDSDGTVHAIDDTCTHEEVSLSEGDVDDCTIECWLHGSTFDLKSGQPLTPPATEPVAVFPVRQDGDDLLVDVSVQIGAN, encoded by the coding sequence ATGAGTTTCCAGCCCGTCTGCCGTGCGGACGAAGTGGAGCCGGACTCGGCGAAGCTTGTGATCCTCGACGGTCGCAAGATCGCCGTCGTCCGCGATTCCGACGGAACGGTGCACGCCATCGACGACACCTGCACGCACGAGGAAGTCTCCTTGTCGGAAGGCGACGTCGACGATTGCACTATCGAATGCTGGCTGCACGGGTCGACCTTCGACCTGAAGTCCGGCCAGCCCTTGACCCCGCCGGCCACCGAACCGGTAGCAGTTTTCCCGGTCCGCCAAGACGGAGACGATCTCCTGGTGGACGTGTCAGTACAAATAGGAGCTAATTAA
- the sufC gene encoding Fe-S cluster assembly ATPase SufC: MSTLSIRDLHVSVETDAGSKEILRGVNLDMSQGETHAIMGPNGSGKSTLAYSLAGHPKYHVTQGTAHLDGEDILQMKVDERARAGLFLAMQYPVEVPGVSVSNFLRSAKTALDGEAPSLRHWVKDMKSAMERLKVDPAFAERNVNEGFSGGEKKRHEILQMELLGPKFAVLDETDSGLDVDALKIVSEGVNRVKESTDVGIMLITHYTRILRYVKPDFVHVFVAGRVAEEGGPEMADRLEEEGYDRYVKAAANA, from the coding sequence ATGTCTACCCTGTCCATTCGCGACCTACATGTCAGCGTCGAAACCGACGCCGGGTCGAAAGAAATCCTGCGCGGCGTGAACCTCGACATGTCGCAGGGCGAGACCCACGCCATCATGGGCCCGAACGGATCGGGCAAGTCGACGCTTGCCTACTCCTTGGCCGGCCACCCGAAGTACCACGTCACCCAAGGCACGGCGCATCTTGACGGCGAGGACATCCTTCAGATGAAGGTCGACGAGCGCGCCAGGGCCGGATTGTTCCTGGCCATGCAGTACCCGGTCGAGGTTCCCGGCGTGTCCGTGTCGAATTTCCTGCGCTCGGCCAAGACGGCACTGGACGGCGAAGCGCCGAGCCTGCGTCACTGGGTGAAGGACATGAAGTCCGCCATGGAGCGGCTCAAGGTCGATCCGGCGTTCGCCGAACGCAATGTGAACGAAGGATTTTCCGGCGGCGAGAAGAAGCGTCACGAGATCCTGCAGATGGAACTGCTCGGCCCGAAGTTCGCGGTGCTTGACGAGACCGACTCGGGATTGGACGTCGATGCGTTGAAGATCGTGTCCGAAGGCGTCAACCGCGTCAAGGAGAGCACCGACGTCGGAATCATGCTGATCACGCACTACACGCGCATTCTGCGTTATGTGAAGCCCGACTTCGTCCACGTGTTCGTCGCCGGTCGCGTCGCCGAAGAGGGCGGACCGGAAATGGCCGACCGTCTCGAGGAAGAAGGCTACGACCGCTACGTCAAGGCGGCCGCGAACGCATAA
- the abc-f gene encoding ribosomal protection-like ABC-F family protein has product MIAVQDLELRAGARLLMDSVTFRVDAGDKVGLVGRNGAGKTTLTKVLAGDAMPAAGTVTRNGEVGYLPQDPRTGDLEVIARDRILSARDLDGVIRRMRATEEDMASSDPAVSAKAMDRYPRLEEQFQAKGGYASESEAGAIAGNLGLDERLLGQPLRTLSGGQRRRVELSRILFAGVDTMLLDEPTNHLDAESILWLRDYLKTFPGALIVISHDVDLLGETVNKVFYLDANRSVIDIYSMGWARYLEQRETDERRRKRERANAEKKASALMAQADKMRAKATKAVAAQNMARRAERLMGGLESERASDKVAHLRFPTPAKCGRVPLTAESLSKSYGSLEVFTDVDLAIDRGTRVVVLGFNGAGKTTLLRMLAGVDRPDSGTVTPGHGLKLGYYAQEHDTLDIDRTVLENMRSNAPDLDDTAVRNVLGSFLFSGDDVHKPADVLSGGEKTRLALATLVVSAANVLLLDEPTNNLDPASREEVLGAIENYEGAIVLVTHDEGAVKALSPDRVLLLPDGDEDLWNDTYQDLVSLE; this is encoded by the coding sequence GTGATAGCCGTCCAAGACCTTGAACTGCGTGCCGGCGCGCGCCTGCTCATGGATTCCGTGACATTCCGAGTGGATGCCGGCGACAAGGTCGGACTCGTGGGCCGGAACGGCGCCGGCAAGACGACCCTGACGAAAGTGCTCGCCGGGGACGCGATGCCCGCCGCCGGCACGGTCACCCGCAACGGCGAAGTCGGCTACCTGCCGCAGGACCCCCGCACCGGCGATCTCGAGGTGATAGCGCGCGACCGGATCCTGTCGGCGCGTGATCTCGACGGCGTGATCCGGCGAATGCGCGCCACCGAAGAAGACATGGCCAGCAGCGACCCGGCCGTGAGCGCGAAAGCAATGGACCGGTATCCGCGCTTGGAGGAACAGTTCCAGGCCAAGGGCGGATACGCCAGTGAATCCGAGGCCGGTGCCATTGCCGGGAATCTCGGATTGGACGAACGCTTGCTCGGCCAGCCGTTGCGCACCTTGTCCGGCGGGCAGCGGCGGCGCGTCGAACTCTCGCGCATTTTGTTCGCCGGCGTCGACACCATGCTGCTCGACGAGCCGACCAACCACTTGGACGCCGAATCGATCCTGTGGCTGCGCGACTATTTGAAAACGTTCCCGGGCGCGCTCATCGTGATCAGCCACGACGTCGACCTGCTGGGTGAAACAGTCAACAAGGTCTTTTATCTGGACGCCAACCGCTCGGTGATCGACATCTACTCGATGGGATGGGCCCGCTACCTCGAACAGCGCGAGACCGACGAACGGCGCCGGAAACGCGAGCGTGCGAACGCCGAAAAGAAGGCATCGGCACTGATGGCGCAGGCCGACAAGATGCGGGCCAAGGCAACCAAGGCGGTCGCGGCGCAGAACATGGCACGCCGGGCCGAACGCCTGATGGGCGGGCTGGAGTCCGAACGCGCTTCCGACAAGGTCGCTCACCTGCGGTTCCCGACTCCTGCCAAATGCGGGCGGGTGCCGCTGACGGCGGAGTCGTTGAGCAAGTCGTACGGCTCGCTCGAGGTGTTCACCGACGTCGATCTGGCCATCGACAGGGGAACCCGCGTCGTCGTCCTGGGCTTCAACGGTGCCGGGAAGACCACGCTGCTGCGGATGCTGGCGGGCGTCGACCGGCCCGACAGCGGCACCGTGACTCCGGGCCACGGTCTGAAACTGGGCTATTACGCCCAGGAACACGACACTCTCGACATCGATCGCACCGTCCTGGAGAACATGCGGTCAAATGCCCCGGATCTCGACGACACGGCGGTGCGGAACGTTCTCGGCTCGTTTTTGTTCTCCGGCGACGACGTGCACAAGCCGGCCGATGTGCTGTCCGGCGGCGAAAAGACGCGGCTGGCCCTTGCCACCCTGGTGGTGTCGGCGGCCAACGTGCTGTTGCTCGACGAGCCGACGAACAACCTCGACCCGGCCAGCCGCGAAGAGGTGCTGGGAGCGATTGAAAACTATGAGGGCGCGATTGTCCTCGTCACGCACGACGAGGGCGCCGTCAAGGCCTTGTCGCCCGACAGGGTGTTGCTGCTGCCGGACGGCGACGAAGACCTCTGGAACGACACCTACCAGGATCTCGTCTCGCTCGAGTAG
- a CDS encoding metal-sulfur cluster assembly factor, translating into MTEPLAGPVPATVEEVEEAMKDVVDPELGVNVVDLGLVYGISVDENGCAIIEMTLTSAACPLTDVLYDQTEQCLLDVVPDFRLNWVWMPPWGPEKITEDGREQMRALGFNI; encoded by the coding sequence ATGACTGAACCGCTGGCCGGTCCCGTTCCGGCGACAGTAGAAGAAGTAGAAGAGGCCATGAAGGACGTGGTCGATCCCGAGTTGGGCGTTAACGTCGTCGACCTCGGACTCGTCTACGGCATCAGCGTGGACGAAAACGGCTGCGCCATCATCGAGATGACGCTCACGTCGGCCGCGTGCCCGTTGACCGACGTGCTTTATGACCAGACCGAACAGTGCTTGCTGGACGTCGTCCCGGATTTCCGCCTCAACTGGGTCTGGATGCCGCCGTGGGGGCCGGAAAAGATCACCGAGGACGGCCGCGAGCAAATGCGCGCGCTGGGTTTCAACATCTAA
- the sufU gene encoding Fe-S cluster assembly sulfur transfer protein SufU: MSSDLENLYQQVILDHSKKRNGNEPLTDPAWPGRSHQVNPTCGDEITLEVNVAEPDGAIEIRWDGQGCSISMASASVLTDLVGDVGPDGIDAVVDEFNELMHSRGKADPDEEVLGDAAAFSGVSKYPARIKCALLAWAAFSDALRQARTMKG; this comes from the coding sequence ATGAGTTCGGATTTGGAGAACCTGTATCAGCAGGTGATTCTCGACCATTCCAAGAAGCGGAACGGCAACGAGCCGTTGACCGATCCGGCCTGGCCGGGCAGGTCTCATCAGGTCAATCCGACCTGTGGCGACGAGATCACGCTCGAGGTGAACGTCGCGGAGCCGGACGGCGCTATCGAAATCCGCTGGGACGGCCAGGGCTGCTCGATTTCGATGGCCTCGGCGTCCGTGCTGACGGACCTCGTCGGCGACGTCGGCCCCGACGGTATCGACGCGGTGGTGGACGAATTCAACGAGCTCATGCATTCTCGGGGGAAGGCCGATCCCGATGAAGAAGTTTTAGGCGATGCCGCGGCATTCAGCGGAGTTTCCAAATATCCTGCGAGAATTAAATGTGCACTATTGGCGTGGGCGGCGTTCTCGGACGCGCTGCGTCAAGCACGAACAATGAAAGGGTAG
- a CDS encoding ribonuclease H family protein, translating into MVIEVAADGSALGNPGPAGWAWYVDEDCWAAGGWPYGTNNQGELTAVLELFRATRGLDEQVVLLCDSQYVIRSVTEWMPGWKRRGWRKSNGSPVQNASLMQAIDTELQDRNYRFEWVKGHGDHPLNIAADRRAHAAASAFQAGEPAQTGPGWTRIIGKKDSKPINPYEAPTPAATLFDDVDVPVTYTLELDSDESERLIGRAADDGVPVRQYLQTIVRDHLAHSSGNI; encoded by the coding sequence GTGGTTATTGAAGTAGCAGCGGATGGATCCGCACTCGGCAATCCGGGCCCGGCCGGCTGGGCCTGGTACGTCGACGAAGACTGTTGGGCGGCCGGCGGTTGGCCGTACGGTACGAACAATCAAGGCGAGCTGACGGCAGTCCTGGAACTGTTCCGCGCCACCCGGGGCCTCGATGAACAAGTCGTGTTGCTGTGCGACAGCCAGTACGTGATCCGGTCGGTCACCGAGTGGATGCCCGGGTGGAAGCGCCGCGGATGGCGTAAATCCAACGGATCGCCCGTGCAGAACGCATCGCTGATGCAGGCCATCGATACCGAGCTCCAAGACCGCAATTACCGGTTCGAATGGGTCAAAGGGCATGGTGATCACCCGCTGAACATCGCTGCGGACCGCCGGGCCCATGCCGCCGCTTCCGCGTTCCAAGCCGGCGAGCCCGCGCAAACCGGGCCCGGCTGGACGCGCATCATCGGCAAAAAAGACTCCAAGCCGATCAACCCGTACGAGGCTCCGACGCCGGCAGCCACGCTGTTCGACGACGTCGACGTGCCGGTGACGTACACGCTCGAGCTGGACTCCGACGAATCGGAACGGCTGATCGGGCGCGCCGCCGACGACGGCGTCCCGGTTCGGCAGTATCTGCAAACGATTGTTCGCGACCATCTGGCGCACTCGTCCGGGAACATCTAG
- a CDS encoding SURF1 family protein, whose protein sequence is MNSDYRLIFNKRWLGYLAGAIVFAIACVGLGHWQLDRRAEKHAEVVRLNENYDSTPVAISSVLPRHGSDLPANSEWKRVKFTGTYDTDHTELARNRPLDGQSGYEVIVPFKLKGGGGILVDRGWVSTNKSGSAPSSVPQPEDGTVTVVARMQPSQSNTGQGSPQGQLTAIDPSDVHVDYPLYQGAYVLMQTESPAAQATPQPLPKPSISDGVNLSYAMQWFCFGIMALFAFVYSIRQEVRRRREDDELEAAMAESGEDFDKADIPIRPRTSSAERRQEETGRPTSNQVRQPKRRRTRRTAEDEEDEILARQGY, encoded by the coding sequence GTGAACTCCGACTACCGCCTGATTTTCAACAAGCGCTGGCTCGGTTACCTGGCCGGCGCGATCGTTTTCGCGATCGCCTGCGTCGGGCTCGGCCATTGGCAGCTCGATCGGCGCGCCGAGAAGCACGCCGAAGTGGTTCGGCTGAATGAGAACTACGACTCGACGCCGGTGGCCATCTCGTCGGTGCTGCCCCGTCACGGCAGTGATTTGCCGGCGAATTCCGAATGGAAACGCGTCAAGTTCACCGGGACCTACGACACCGACCACACCGAACTGGCCCGCAACCGCCCTCTGGACGGGCAGTCCGGGTACGAGGTGATAGTCCCGTTCAAGCTCAAGGGCGGCGGAGGCATCCTCGTCGATCGAGGATGGGTCTCGACGAACAAGAGCGGCAGTGCGCCGTCGTCCGTGCCGCAGCCCGAGGACGGCACGGTCACGGTCGTGGCCCGCATGCAGCCCAGCCAGTCCAATACCGGGCAGGGGTCGCCCCAGGGGCAACTGACGGCCATCGACCCGTCCGACGTGCACGTCGACTATCCGCTGTATCAAGGAGCGTACGTGCTGATGCAGACGGAGAGTCCGGCTGCGCAGGCCACGCCTCAACCGCTGCCGAAACCGTCGATCAGCGACGGCGTCAACCTGTCGTATGCGATGCAGTGGTTCTGTTTTGGCATCATGGCTCTTTTTGCGTTCGTCTACTCGATCCGCCAGGAGGTCCGGCGCCGCCGTGAGGACGACGAGCTCGAGGCGGCAATGGCCGAATCCGGCGAGGATTTCGACAAAGCGGACATCCCGATCCGCCCGCGCACGTCCAGCGCGGAACGCCGACAGGAAGAGACCGGCCGGCCGACGTCGAACCAGGTCCGCCAGCCGAAGCGCCGGCGGACGCGGCGCACCGCCGAGGACGAGGAAGACGAGATCCTGGCCCGCCAGGGGTATTGA
- a CDS encoding SufS family cysteine desulfurase: MSDVSLTPPEVQRIRNDFPVLDERVGSSPLVYLDSGATSQKPVSVLEAEQDFYVRRNAAVHRGAHTLAVAATDAYEGARHRVATFVGADEDEIVWTKNATESLNLVAYALGNPGSPVNLGPGSEIVVTEMEHHANLVPWQQLAARTGAALRYVSLGEDGRLNAEDLDVVLGEKTAVFAFTHASNVLGTINDAADLAARARRVGALSVLDACQSVPHMPVDMHALGVDFAAFSSHKMLGPGGLGALYGTREALASLPPFLTGGSMIRTVTMVGSDFMDPPQRFEAGTQPIAQTVGLSAAADYLDETGMDRIHGWEQHLGARLVDGIQEIPGVRMIGPTEAADRLGLVSFDVDGVHAHDVGQFLDDRGVAVRVGHHCAQPLHRRYGLTATTRASAYLYNTEEEIDVFLGAVADVRRFFVGNVA, from the coding sequence ATGAGTGACGTGTCCTTGACCCCGCCCGAGGTTCAGCGCATCCGGAACGATTTCCCGGTGCTGGACGAACGCGTGGGTTCTTCGCCGCTGGTCTATCTCGATTCGGGAGCGACTTCGCAAAAACCGGTGAGCGTGCTCGAGGCCGAACAGGATTTCTATGTTCGCCGCAACGCCGCCGTGCACCGGGGAGCCCACACGCTCGCCGTTGCGGCGACCGACGCCTACGAGGGGGCCCGGCACCGGGTGGCGACGTTCGTCGGTGCCGACGAGGACGAAATTGTGTGGACCAAGAACGCCACCGAATCGTTGAATCTGGTGGCGTACGCCCTGGGGAACCCGGGCTCGCCGGTCAACCTCGGTCCCGGTAGCGAAATCGTCGTCACCGAGATGGAGCATCACGCCAACCTGGTGCCGTGGCAGCAACTCGCCGCACGGACCGGCGCCGCATTGCGGTATGTGTCGTTGGGCGAGGACGGCCGTCTGAACGCCGAGGATCTCGACGTGGTGCTCGGCGAGAAGACGGCAGTCTTCGCGTTCACGCACGCGTCGAACGTCCTGGGGACCATCAACGATGCGGCGGATCTGGCCGCGCGGGCCCGGCGAGTCGGTGCGCTCAGCGTGCTGGACGCCTGCCAATCGGTGCCGCACATGCCGGTCGATATGCATGCACTCGGGGTGGACTTCGCAGCGTTTTCCAGTCACAAGATGCTCGGACCCGGCGGGCTCGGCGCGCTGTACGGCACCCGGGAAGCGTTGGCGTCGTTGCCGCCGTTCCTGACGGGCGGCTCGATGATCCGCACCGTCACCATGGTGGGAAGCGACTTCATGGATCCGCCGCAGCGTTTCGAGGCCGGTACGCAGCCCATTGCTCAGACCGTGGGGCTCTCGGCGGCGGCCGACTATTTGGACGAGACCGGAATGGACCGCATCCACGGGTGGGAACAGCACCTGGGGGCGCGTCTGGTCGACGGCATCCAAGAGATCCCGGGGGTGCGCATGATCGGCCCCACCGAGGCCGCCGACCGGCTCGGGCTGGTGAGTTTCGACGTCGACGGCGTGCACGCGCACGACGTCGGCCAATTCCTCGACGACAGGGGAGTGGCGGTGCGCGTGGGTCATCATTGCGCCCAGCCGTTGCACCGTCGATACGGGCTCACGGCCACCACCCGCGCCAGCGCCTATCTGTACAACACCGAGGAAGAGATCGACGTCTTCCTGGGAGCAGTTGCCGACGTCCGGCGATTCTTTGTGGGGAACGTGGCATGA